From the genome of Desulfovibrio sp. JY:
GGCCGGGGGGCTGGCCAGCCTGTGCCTGGCCTACGCCCATGCCTACGTCCATCCCGAGCGGCTCGGCGAGGCGGTTTCCCTGGAAGACGCCACCTTACTCGCCGGCCGGTTCGCCCGTCGCCGGGGCGGTTGCCGGGCCCTGGCGGGGCAGGATGCCTTACGCCGGGTGCTGTTGCATCACGGCTTCGCCCTGCAAATGCTTTTCGACATCCCCAAGACCGTCCATCTGCTCGACGCGCTGCTGCGGCGCGAGGTCACGCCCGGGGCAGGGGAGTTCGTCGGCCTGGACCTCGGGACCGGCACGGGCATTTTGCTTCTTGGCCAATATCTGCTGGCCAAACGCCATGGCTATGCCGCGCCCCGCCTTTGGGGCGTGGAACATCTGCCCCAGGTGGCGGCCCGGGCCGATGCGCTGCTGGCCACGCTGGGAGTGGGGCGGGTGGTCAGTGGCGACGCGACCACATCCGCAATCTACAACGACGTTCCGCAAGGGAATATCGCCTGCGTGACCAACGAAACCCTGCCGTCGTGCGGCCGCCGACTCTACAAGGAGCCGTTTTCGGCCATCAGCGGTGCCCTTTTTGGCGCCTTGGGCAGTCGCCTCGATCATGCGGCCTTTTTGCCCGAAGCGGTCTGGGGCTCGGACAGAGCGGGGCGGAACTGGCTGCGGCTGGCTCCGGAAAACGCCTTTGCCGGCGACGCCGGCCCGATGCCGGCGCGCCTATTTTACATGCGCGACGTGGAACTCGGCGGGGAGCGCATCCCGGCCGACCAGGTCGGCGCGTCGTTTCAGGCCCTGGTCAGCCCCGTCTGGGCGGAAGCCCTGGGACGCCGTTGGTAGAAGAGACTGAGGGGAAACTTTCTGGGGGAAAACTTTTCTGAAGAAAAGTTTTCCCCCAGACCCCCTTTCAAAAGACTTTTAGCGAGAACGGCTTCTTGTTACGGAAGGATACACCTAACCAATTTATAAACTTTAGGAAGGGGAGAGCGCGAGAGGGGAGAACCCTTTTTAAAGGGTTTCCCCTCTCGCATCCTCTTCATCCTCTCGCATCCTCTTCACCTTTAAAGCTTCAATTCGTAAAACAAGGCACCGGGCAGGGGATTGTGGCAGTAGGGGGGGATAGGGACGAAGCCGAGTTTTTGGTAGAGCGCGTTGGCGGCGGTCATGGTGGTGAGGGTATCCAGGCGGATGGCTTCGTAGCCGCGTTCCCGGGCGCCATCCACGGCCGCTTCGGCCAGCCCCCGGCCAAGCCGCTGGCCGGCATAGGCCGGACGCACGAAAAGCCGTTTCATTTCGCACAGCCCGGCTTCGAGGGGGCGCAGGGCCACGCATCCCGCCGGCATGCCCTCCATCCAGGCCAGCCATATGCCGCCTTGGGGCTGGGCGTAGCAGCCGGGCAGGTCCGCCAGTTCCTCGTCGAAATGCTGAAAGCACAGGTCGAACCCCAGTCCGTCGGCGTATTCCTGAAACAGCAGCCGCACCACGGCCATGTCCGTGGCCGGGGCGATGCCGGTGCCAAGCGGCAGGATCTTCGAGCCTGGTGTCAGATGCATTGCTGCGCCCCTTCTAAGTCCCTTGGCGCGCCTTGCGGATGGGGCAAGGCCGTCGTTGTGTCCAGGAGGCCATGCGCCTTATTCCGCTTGCAGCCACTCGGATTTACACTGTTTGCGGCGGCGATCCTAAAGGATGACGTGGCGCTGAATGAACTGTACCGCCTCCTCTGGCGTGTCGAGGACGGTAAAGAGGTCCAGGTCTTTCTCGGCAATGAACCCGCGCGTCAGCAGCGTGCCGCGAAACCAGTCCATAAGCCCGCTCCAAAAGGCCGAGCCCAGAAAAATGATGGGAAATGGCTTGATCCGTTTGGTCTGGATGAGCACCAGCGCCTCGGAGACCTCGTCGAGGGTGCCGAAGCCGCCGGGCATGGCGATGTAGGCGACGGCGTATTTGACGAACATGAGCTTGCGCACGAAAAAATAGCGGTAGTCGCTTTTGATCGTCAGGTAGGGATTGGGCTTTTGCTCCAGGGGAAGGTGGATGTGCAGACCGATGGAATCCCCGCCGGCATCGGCCGCGCCCTTGTTGGCCGCTTCCATGAGGCCCGGACCGCCGCCGGTGATGACCGAATAGCCGGCACGGCTCAAAAGATCGGCCAGCTTTACCGTCTCGCCGTAGAGCGGATCGTCCGCAGGCACACGGGCCGAGCCGAAAATGGACACGGCCGGCCGCACGTCGCCCAGGACCTCGAAGCCGTCCACGATTTCGGCCATGATGCGGAAAAGCCGCCAGGATTCGGTCACCGACAGATCGTCGATAAGATATTGGCGAGACGCGGTCATGCGCCCTCCCTCGGTTGTGCGTCCCGGGGCTTTTCAGGATCGGCCAAACGCAGTACACGGCGGCCTCGACCAACCGCCCGCAATCCTGATTGTGCTCCCTTGGAGATGGATGATCAAGTCGGGCAAGCCATTATCCGGAGGCTCCATGAAGGTCAAATTTCTCGGCGCGGCCGGGACCGTCACCGGCTCCTGCCATGTGATCGAAACCGACAATACCCGGTTCGCCATCGACTGCGGCCTGCACCAGGGCAGCGAATCCATTGAGGACCGCAACCAGGACACCGACGTCTATGCCCCCAGGCGCATGGACTTCTTCATTGTGACCCACGCCCACATGGACCATTGCGGGCTGCTGCCGCGCATGGTCAAGACGGGGTTTTCCGGCAAGATCTACTGTACGCCGCCGACAAAGGAACTGCTCGGCATCATGCTCGAGGACAGCGCCCACATCCAGGAGATGGAAGCCGAGTGGGCCAGCCGCAAAAGCCGGCGCCATGGCGGACGGCAAGTCGAGGCTCTCTATACCCGGGCCGACGCCGCCGCCACCGTGGGCCGGCTGGTGGCCGTGCCTTACGGGGAGCCTTTTTCCCCGACCCCGGGTGTTACGGCCATCTACCACGACGCCGGCCACATTCTGGGCTCGGCCTTCATCGAACTGAGTCTCGAACAGGACGGGAAACGGACCCGCATGCTTTTTTCCGGCGATCTTGGCCGGCCTTCCCAGCTTCTGGTCAACGACCCGGCCAAGCCGGTGGACGCGGACTACCTTTTTCTCGAGGGCACCTACGGCGACCGCGACCACAAAAACGAGTCCGCCAGCCGCGATGAACTGGCCGAGGCCATCGCCTACAGCTATGCCCGGGGCGGCAAGGTCATCATTCCGGCCTTTGCCGTGGAACGGACCCAGGAGGTGCTGTACTGCCTGCACCTGCTCCTCAAGGAAGGCAAACTGCCCAAGGACATG
Proteins encoded in this window:
- a CDS encoding GNAT family N-acetyltransferase; translation: MHLTPGSKILPLGTGIAPATDMAVVRLLFQEYADGLGFDLCFQHFDEELADLPGCYAQPQGGIWLAWMEGMPAGCVALRPLEAGLCEMKRLFVRPAYAGQRLGRGLAEAAVDGARERGYEAIRLDTLTTMTAANALYQKLGFVPIPPYCHNPLPGALFYELKL
- a CDS encoding TIGR00730 family Rossman fold protein, translated to MTASRQYLIDDLSVTESWRLFRIMAEIVDGFEVLGDVRPAVSIFGSARVPADDPLYGETVKLADLLSRAGYSVITGGGPGLMEAANKGAADAGGDSIGLHIHLPLEQKPNPYLTIKSDYRYFFVRKLMFVKYAVAYIAMPGGFGTLDEVSEALVLIQTKRIKPFPIIFLGSAFWSGLMDWFRGTLLTRGFIAEKDLDLFTVLDTPEEAVQFIQRHVIL
- a CDS encoding MBL fold metallo-hydrolase encodes the protein MKVKFLGAAGTVTGSCHVIETDNTRFAIDCGLHQGSESIEDRNQDTDVYAPRRMDFFIVTHAHMDHCGLLPRMVKTGFSGKIYCTPPTKELLGIMLEDSAHIQEMEAEWASRKSRRHGGRQVEALYTRADAAATVGRLVAVPYGEPFSPTPGVTAIYHDAGHILGSAFIELSLEQDGKRTRMLFSGDLGRPSQLLVNDPAKPVDADYLFLEGTYGDRDHKNESASRDELAEAIAYSYARGGKVIIPAFAVERTQEVLYCLHLLLKEGKLPKDMPVFVDSPLAIKATEIFRRNPQYLDAAAQAYYNRGEDPLSLPGLRFTETTEQSREINTLQGPAVVISASGMCNAGRVKHHLRHNIWRPEASIVFVGFQAMGTPGRRIVDGAKVLRLLGEEVAVNAKVFTIGGFSSHAGQSQILTWLTHFKVNHPQVFLVHGEQKALDVLAGLVRERFGLKVRIPGYLDEYVLTPGVEPVVSTDEAKARPRIDWDAIFGAMEDRLRLLKDRKEKLAARSAEEQEDFRRRLAAVDGDMLRVLSEM